In Streptomyces erythrochromogenes, the DNA window CGGGTGTCCCATCCACGTACGAGCGTACGACGATCATGTGCGTAGACGAAGGCGATGGTGTGACGGGAGTGCGGGTGCTCGGGCGGGAAGACGGGCGGGACGACGGGTTCGACGACCGGACCGGCGGCGGGCCGGCGCGCCTGGGCGCCGCGGAGCTGGGTGCGGAGCCGGGGCGCCGGGCCAGCCTGGTGCAGTTCTCCAGCGCCTTCTGCCAGCCCTGCCGGGCCACGCGGCGGATCCTCGCCGAGGTCGCGGCGATGGTCGAGGGCGTCGCGCACGTCGAGATCGACGCCGAGGAGCGGCTCGACCTGGTGCGGGCCCTGGGGATCGAGAAGACCCCGACCGTGCTCGTACTGGACGCCACGGGCCGCATCGTGCGGCGGGCGGCCGGCATGCCGCGCAAGGTCGACGTGATAGCCGCGCTCGGCGCCGCCGTATGACGAGGGGTGCGACCGAAGGCGGGGGCGGGCCCGGGTCCGGGGGACCGGACGCGCCGGTGCTTACGCCCGCACACCGCGTGACGCGCCTGACATCTGCCCGATCCCGCTTGACTGGGTCCACGGGAGATCGCCAGGCTGACGGTATGCGGTATGAACTCCTGCTCTACGGACGGTTCCATGTGGACCTCGTCCGCCACGCGAGCGCGCGCTGTCCGGATC includes these proteins:
- a CDS encoding TlpA family protein disulfide reductase gives rise to the protein MGAAELGAEPGRRASLVQFSSAFCQPCRATRRILAEVAAMVEGVAHVEIDAEERLDLVRALGIEKTPTVLVLDATGRIVRRAAGMPRKVDVIAALGAAV